From the genome of Candidatus Methylopumilus turicensis, one region includes:
- a CDS encoding DUF721 domain-containing protein, which yields MQLINAILKNSALSKMAEKAKDLTSIQKIWNEIVPTQLKPYSQAGNIEHKRLTVHVENGAIAAKIKLLLPSLITKLQKQGVEVTSIRVQVDVQSKQDKAVKPSRHISENASTSLQSLAKQLEGSELGDVLTRLSKRT from the coding sequence TTGCAATTAATCAATGCAATACTTAAAAACAGCGCACTGTCAAAAATGGCTGAAAAAGCCAAAGACCTGACCTCCATCCAAAAAATTTGGAATGAAATCGTCCCGACTCAACTCAAGCCCTATTCGCAGGCAGGTAATATTGAACACAAACGTCTGACTGTGCATGTTGAAAATGGTGCAATTGCTGCCAAAATTAAGCTTTTATTGCCTAGCTTGATTACCAAGCTACAAAAGCAGGGTGTAGAAGTCACCTCGATCAGAGTGCAAGTAGACGTCCAGTCTAAGCAAGATAAAGCAGTAAAACCCTCTCGCCACATCAGCGAAAATGCCTCAACCAGTCTACAATCATTAGCGAAGCAATTAGAGGGCTCTGAGCTGGGCGATGTCTTAACCAGACTGTCAAAACGCACCTAA
- the ppa gene encoding inorganic diphosphatase: protein MSLSNVPAGKDVPNDFNVIIEIPMRGEPIKFEVDKESGAIFVDRFMGTSMHYPCNYGYIPQTLSEDGDPTDVLVITPIPLQPGVVIRCRAIGVLMMEDESGMDAKVLAVPVDKICPQYKNVKSYEDIPDFQLAPIAHFFEHYKDLEKGKWVKVGQWQGVDAAKAEIVASVARAK, encoded by the coding sequence ATGTCATTAAGTAATGTGCCTGCGGGCAAAGATGTGCCAAATGATTTTAACGTCATTATTGAAATCCCGATGCGTGGCGAGCCGATTAAGTTTGAAGTTGATAAAGAATCTGGAGCGATATTTGTAGATCGTTTCATGGGAACATCTATGCATTACCCGTGTAACTACGGCTATATTCCGCAAACACTTTCAGAAGATGGCGACCCAACGGATGTGCTTGTTATTACACCTATCCCATTGCAACCTGGCGTAGTGATTCGTTGCCGCGCCATTGGCGTGTTGATGATGGAAGATGAATCAGGCATGGATGCTAAAGTATTGGCGGTGCCAGTAGATAAAATCTGCCCGCAATACAAAAACGTAAAAAGCTATGAAGATATTCCTGATTTCCAATTAGCGCCAATTGCGCATTTCTTTGAGCATTACAAAGATTTAGAAAAAGGCAAATGGGTTAAGGTTGGCCAATGGCAGGGAGTCGATGCTGCAAAAGCTGAAATCGTTGCTAGCGTAGCACGCGCCAAATAA
- a CDS encoding carbonic anhydrase, whose translation MSNIDQFVAGYERFHENYFAGDTPLFGELSQGQNPSTMIIACSDSRVDPAIVMDAKPGDLFVVRNVANLVPPYEKGGGYHGVSAALEFGVCGLGVRHIMVMGHRQCGGIKALTEGVPEGIDGEFIRPWVSMASHAYRRVKADFPNASAGEMACHCELAGIIVSLENLATFPFIKKRIDEGTLTLHGWYFDIETGVMSAYDPKTLKFAPLL comes from the coding sequence ATGAGTAATATTGATCAATTTGTTGCAGGGTACGAGCGCTTCCATGAAAATTACTTTGCCGGTGATACGCCATTATTCGGTGAATTGAGCCAAGGACAAAACCCGAGCACAATGATTATTGCTTGTTCGGACTCTAGGGTAGACCCAGCCATTGTGATGGATGCAAAGCCGGGTGATTTGTTTGTGGTGCGTAATGTAGCCAATCTTGTACCGCCTTATGAAAAGGGTGGTGGATATCACGGTGTGAGCGCTGCACTCGAGTTCGGTGTTTGTGGGTTGGGTGTTCGTCACATTATGGTGATGGGTCACAGACAATGTGGTGGTATCAAAGCGCTAACCGAAGGGGTGCCAGAGGGGATTGATGGTGAATTTATTCGTCCTTGGGTAAGCATGGCTAGCCATGCTTACCGACGTGTAAAGGCAGACTTTCCAAATGCAAGTGCCGGAGAAATGGCTTGCCATTGTGAGTTAGCAGGCATCATTGTTTCTCTTGAGAACCTAGCCACCTTCCCTTTTATCAAAAAGCGTATTGATGAAGGCACCTTGACCTTGCATGGTTGGTATTTTGATATTGAAACTGGGGTCATGTCTGCTTATGATCCTAAAACATTAAAATTTGCACCATTGTTATAA
- a CDS encoding YkvA family protein, whose amino-acid sequence MLSQLKTVAAQLKQEFEVYRLVLKHPETPMVAKFFLGLAIGYVLMPFDLIPDFIPLIGQLDDLVIVPLLVYIAIKIIPDGLVSECRELIKREKTNE is encoded by the coding sequence ATGCTAAGTCAGCTTAAGACGGTTGCGGCACAACTAAAGCAGGAGTTTGAAGTTTATCGACTTGTTTTAAAGCATCCTGAGACGCCAATGGTGGCGAAGTTTTTTTTAGGCTTGGCGATAGGCTATGTATTGATGCCTTTTGATTTAATTCCAGATTTTATTCCGTTGATTGGCCAATTGGATGACTTAGTGATTGTGCCTTTATTAGTCTATATCGCCATAAAAATAATTCCAGATGGCTTAGTCAGTGAGTGTCGTGAACTGATAAAAAGAGAAAAAACGAATGAGTAA
- a CDS encoding phosphoribosylaminoimidazolesuccinocarboxamide synthase, which yields MSTTLTQSSIKSLPLLHQGKVRDIYDIDADTMLLIATDRLSAFDVILPTPIKDKGAILTEIANFWFAKLGHIIPNHLTGINPDTLVSDPAEKAQLGKRALVVKKLKPLPIEAIVRGYLVGSGWKEYQTSGTVCGIELPEGLKEASKLPAPIFTPSSKADVGDHDENITLEKCASLLGQTLAEKVSSVSLRLYKEAAEYALTRGIIIADTKFEFGLDAVGELYLIDEALTPDSSRFWPADQYVVGKNPPSFDKQYVRDWLEASGWNKTPPAPILPDDVAEKTSEKYREAYTKLTGLDLVV from the coding sequence TTGTCTACTACGCTTACGCAATCAAGTATCAAGAGTCTGCCGCTGTTACATCAAGGGAAGGTTCGTGATATCTACGATATCGATGCTGATACTATGCTATTGATTGCCACAGATAGGCTATCTGCATTTGACGTTATTTTGCCTACGCCGATCAAAGACAAAGGTGCGATTTTGACTGAAATCGCTAACTTCTGGTTTGCGAAACTTGGGCACATTATTCCTAACCATTTGACCGGTATCAACCCAGACACGCTCGTGAGCGATCCTGCTGAAAAAGCGCAATTAGGAAAGCGTGCACTTGTCGTTAAGAAACTCAAGCCTTTGCCAATCGAAGCGATTGTGCGTGGGTATTTGGTAGGTAGTGGGTGGAAAGAATATCAAACCAGTGGCACTGTGTGTGGGATTGAACTTCCCGAGGGCTTAAAAGAGGCATCAAAATTGCCTGCGCCAATTTTCACGCCATCTAGCAAAGCGGATGTTGGCGATCATGATGAAAACATTACTTTAGAAAAATGTGCATCACTTTTAGGCCAAACGCTCGCCGAAAAGGTCTCAAGCGTGAGTCTTCGGTTATACAAAGAAGCGGCTGAATATGCATTAACACGAGGTATTATTATTGCCGACACTAAATTTGAATTTGGACTCGATGCAGTCGGTGAGCTTTATCTCATTGATGAAGCGCTGACGCCAGATTCATCTCGTTTCTGGCCTGCAGATCAGTATGTTGTAGGCAAGAACCCGCCAAGCTTTGACAAACAATACGTTCGTGATTGGCTTGAGGCTTCTGGATGGAATAAAACTCCGCCAGCGCCTATATTGCCTGATGATGTGGCAGAAAAAACCAGTGAGAAATATCGCGAAGCTTATACCAAGCTGACAGGTTTAGACTTGGTTGTTTAG
- a CDS encoding EAL domain-containing protein, whose protein sequence is MSAIFVATAFMFQLIGIAPEFVANLSSLNKIFSGLIPIIATSALAYILSVKKRLPPMPVSLLALISTLVAKQQLGGDSSRADTFMLIIGIIIPFVVVPLVYWLYQKKWARITDADFAGGNVKGALNLTIPGIVVFSIIFVTLKALIYVSSFFIFPDFLSDASIGASYLGGVLYTSLNSILWFFGIHGANVLHPLMVQLTENSAAGLGLVNESFLGAFVFMGGCGATFSLIISILIFSRSKTLRLLAVASVPIGLLNVNELLLFGLPIILNPKMLVPFLVVPVVNVVVALTVINFGWVAIPNATIPLNSLIGFNAFFATHHDIHAVALQLFNIMLGSMIYSPFIKVIERESSKSLNVYLKSLKMTYTHFQEEASLFSDDVVQQSNTLRHAKNRKRQQLERLAELDFFLEYQPQVSVQTKHFVGAEALPRAREKSGKTIMPFEFLPWLDEAGLMKSIDLWVAGEVLEQDAIWQEMGVDVPIKINVTGATLSEKVATNELINKISQAKGRISIEIVEQDFSTGLVEVVDAIKRIHAFGGKVYIDDFGTGYSSLSYLNSLHADYIKVDRSFVLALETEGGQKVMSGIFNFAEALGLSLVVEGVESEEQLSKIPKNVPFSVQGWLYSKALPPDLIPAFAKQYSAA, encoded by the coding sequence ATGTCTGCCATTTTTGTTGCTACCGCCTTTATGTTTCAGTTGATAGGAATTGCGCCTGAGTTCGTTGCTAATTTGTCGAGTTTAAATAAGATATTTTCAGGCTTGATACCAATCATCGCAACGAGTGCGCTTGCTTATATATTAAGCGTTAAAAAGCGCTTACCCCCCATGCCAGTTTCTCTATTGGCTCTGATTTCTACGCTTGTTGCTAAACAGCAGCTTGGTGGTGACTCTAGTCGCGCCGATACTTTTATGTTGATCATTGGCATCATTATTCCTTTTGTTGTGGTGCCTTTAGTTTATTGGTTATACCAAAAAAAGTGGGCAAGAATTACTGATGCTGACTTTGCGGGTGGGAATGTGAAGGGTGCGCTTAATTTGACCATTCCTGGAATTGTGGTTTTTTCGATTATTTTCGTCACGCTCAAAGCGTTGATTTATGTCAGTTCTTTTTTTATTTTTCCTGATTTTCTGAGTGATGCATCGATTGGTGCATCTTACTTAGGGGGTGTTCTTTATACGAGTTTGAATTCTATATTGTGGTTTTTTGGTATTCATGGGGCAAATGTCTTACACCCATTAATGGTGCAATTGACAGAGAACTCAGCCGCAGGACTTGGCCTGGTAAACGAGTCATTTTTGGGTGCTTTTGTATTTATGGGAGGGTGTGGCGCAACGTTCTCGTTAATTATTTCAATATTAATTTTTTCTAGAAGTAAAACATTACGTTTGCTAGCAGTTGCTAGCGTGCCAATCGGCCTACTAAACGTCAATGAGCTACTGCTATTCGGCCTTCCCATTATTTTAAACCCAAAAATGTTAGTGCCATTTTTAGTTGTTCCAGTGGTGAATGTTGTGGTTGCCTTGACGGTTATCAACTTCGGTTGGGTGGCGATCCCTAATGCAACTATTCCACTCAATAGTCTAATTGGCTTCAATGCTTTTTTTGCAACGCATCACGACATTCACGCAGTCGCCTTACAGTTATTTAATATTATGCTTGGTTCTATGATTTACAGTCCTTTTATAAAAGTCATTGAACGAGAGAGCTCAAAATCTCTGAATGTTTATTTAAAGTCATTGAAAATGACTTATACACACTTTCAAGAAGAGGCATCCTTATTTTCGGATGACGTTGTACAGCAATCAAATACCTTACGTCATGCAAAGAATCGCAAACGTCAGCAGCTAGAGCGTTTAGCAGAGCTTGATTTCTTTTTGGAGTATCAGCCCCAGGTATCCGTGCAAACCAAGCATTTTGTTGGGGCTGAAGCCTTACCTCGCGCGCGTGAAAAATCAGGAAAAACGATTATGCCTTTCGAGTTTTTACCATGGTTGGACGAGGCTGGTTTGATGAAAAGTATTGATTTATGGGTCGCGGGTGAAGTGCTAGAACAAGATGCAATTTGGCAAGAAATGGGGGTTGATGTGCCAATAAAAATTAATGTGACCGGTGCCACGTTAAGCGAAAAAGTAGCGACCAATGAGCTGATTAATAAAATCAGCCAAGCAAAAGGCAGAATTTCAATTGAAATTGTTGAGCAGGACTTTTCAACAGGATTAGTTGAAGTGGTTGATGCAATTAAACGTATTCATGCATTTGGCGGGAAGGTTTATATTGATGACTTTGGAACTGGTTATTCATCATTAAGTTATTTAAATAGTTTGCATGCAGATTATATTAAAGTGGATAGAAGTTTTGTCCTCGCCCTCGAAACCGAGGGGGGGCAGAAAGTCATGTCCGGCATCTTCAACTTTGCTGAAGCTTTGGGCCTATCTCTAGTGGTTGAAGGGGTTGAGAGCGAAGAGCAACTGTCCAAAATTCCAAAGAATGTCCCATTCTCTGTTCAGGGATGGCTCTATAGTAAAGCGCTGCCCCCAGATTTAATTCCCGCTTTTGCTAAACAATATTCTGCTGCTTAA
- a CDS encoding phosphoglycerate kinase has protein sequence MAIIKMTDLDLSGKRVFIRADLNVPVKDGQVTSDARITASMATIEFALNAGAKVMVTSHLGRPEEGVYSEENSLQPVADIISAKLGKSVRLIKDWVAGGFDIADGELVLLENCRFNPGEKKNLDETAQAYAKLCDVFVMDAFGTAHRAEASTYGVAKFAPVAAAGILLTQELDALSKALLNPARPMVAIVGGSKVSTKLTVLESLSEKVDQLVVGGGIANTFLKATGHEIGHSLCEDDLLPTARALISKMAERGAAVPIAVDVVTGKHFDANEPAVIKDAGKIAPDDMIFDIGPKSAQELANIIMNAGTVVWNGPLGVFEFDQFGEGTKTIAMAIAHTKAFTLAGGGDTIAAIQKYNIYDQVSYISTAGGAFLEFLEGKKLPAVEILESRS, from the coding sequence ATGGCAATTATTAAAATGACCGATTTAGATTTGTCGGGGAAGCGTGTATTTATTCGTGCGGATTTAAATGTGCCTGTGAAAGATGGGCAAGTGACTTCCGATGCGCGTATTACAGCCTCCATGGCGACGATTGAGTTCGCGCTCAATGCTGGTGCAAAAGTGATGGTGACATCGCACCTTGGTCGTCCTGAAGAAGGTGTTTATTCTGAGGAGAATTCACTTCAGCCTGTTGCTGACATTATTTCTGCTAAGTTAGGAAAATCTGTTCGCTTAATCAAAGATTGGGTGGCTGGTGGATTTGATATTGCGGATGGTGAGTTAGTTTTGTTAGAAAACTGTCGCTTTAATCCAGGTGAAAAAAAGAACCTAGACGAAACTGCGCAGGCTTATGCCAAACTTTGTGATGTGTTTGTAATGGATGCGTTTGGAACAGCCCATCGTGCCGAGGCCTCGACTTACGGCGTAGCTAAATTTGCGCCAGTGGCTGCTGCCGGTATTTTGCTTACTCAGGAGTTGGACGCCTTAAGCAAGGCTTTGCTCAACCCTGCTCGTCCGATGGTCGCCATTGTCGGCGGATCTAAAGTCTCTACAAAACTGACCGTACTTGAAAGCTTATCTGAAAAAGTAGATCAGTTAGTGGTCGGCGGGGGCATCGCCAATACATTTCTAAAAGCAACAGGGCATGAGATTGGTCACTCGCTATGTGAGGATGACCTTCTTCCTACGGCTCGTGCACTCATTAGCAAAATGGCTGAGCGCGGTGCTGCTGTGCCAATTGCTGTTGATGTGGTGACGGGAAAGCATTTTGATGCAAATGAACCGGCGGTGATTAAGGATGCTGGCAAGATTGCGCCTGATGACATGATTTTTGATATTGGTCCAAAGTCTGCCCAGGAGCTTGCTAATATTATTATGAATGCGGGTACTGTGGTTTGGAATGGCCCGCTGGGTGTGTTCGAGTTTGATCAGTTTGGTGAAGGTACAAAGACGATTGCAATGGCTATTGCTCACACTAAAGCATTCACTTTGGCTGGAGGTGGCGATACGATCGCCGCGATCCAAAAATATAATATTTACGATCAGGTTTCATACATTTCGACCGCTGGTGGTGCTTTCTTAGAGTTTTTAGAGGGTAAGAAACTACCCGCCGTTGAGATTCTAGAATCACGGAGCTAA
- the gap gene encoding type I glyceraldehyde-3-phosphate dehydrogenase, giving the protein MTVKVGINGFGRIGRMALRAAFQDFENIEVVAINGTQDPDYLVYMAKYDSVHGNFKGSIEYKDGYLVVDGKKILLTSERNPENLNWGAMDVDVLLDCTGVFLTQESCQKHIDAGAKKVVQSAPPKDDTPMFVYGVNHDEYKGETIVSAASCTTNALAPIAKVLNDTFGIKRGLMTTVHAATASQQTVDGPSSKDWRGGRGILENIIPSSTGAAKAVGKVIPALNKKLTGMAFRVPTSDVSVVDLTCELNKEASYEEIVAAMKSASESELMKGVLGFTKDKVVSTDFRGAAFAAVFDAEAGIALDPTFVKVVAWYDNEYGYTCNMLRLAAYIA; this is encoded by the coding sequence ATGACAGTTAAAGTAGGCATCAACGGATTTGGTCGTATTGGTCGCATGGCTTTGCGTGCGGCATTTCAGGATTTTGAGAATATTGAAGTGGTCGCGATTAATGGTACACAAGACCCTGATTATCTTGTTTACATGGCGAAATATGATTCAGTCCATGGCAACTTTAAAGGCAGCATCGAATACAAAGATGGCTATTTAGTTGTCGACGGTAAAAAAATACTGCTAACTTCGGAAAGAAATCCAGAGAACCTCAATTGGGGTGCCATGGATGTTGATGTCCTGTTAGATTGTACGGGTGTTTTCTTAACCCAAGAGAGTTGCCAAAAGCACATTGATGCAGGTGCTAAAAAAGTGGTGCAATCGGCGCCACCAAAAGATGATACGCCGATGTTTGTTTATGGTGTAAATCATGACGAATATAAAGGTGAAACCATTGTTTCAGCCGCTTCATGTACGACGAATGCTTTAGCGCCAATCGCTAAAGTGTTGAATGATACGTTTGGTATTAAGCGTGGGCTCATGACCACTGTGCATGCCGCAACGGCTTCACAGCAAACGGTTGATGGCCCTTCAAGCAAAGATTGGCGAGGCGGTCGTGGTATTTTAGAAAATATTATCCCTTCATCTACTGGCGCAGCAAAAGCTGTTGGTAAGGTAATTCCAGCACTCAATAAAAAACTCACCGGCATGGCATTCCGAGTGCCAACCTCCGACGTTTCTGTGGTTGATTTAACTTGCGAGCTTAATAAAGAGGCGAGTTATGAAGAAATTGTGGCCGCGATGAAGTCAGCTTCAGAGTCAGAGCTAATGAAGGGTGTTTTAGGCTTTACTAAAGACAAAGTAGTTTCGACGGACTTCCGTGGCGCTGCCTTTGCAGCTGTTTTTGATGCTGAAGCAGGCATTGCGCTTGACCCAACTTTTGTGAAAGTCGTTGCATGGTATGACAATGAGTACGGCTATACCTGCAATATGTTGCGATTAGCAGCCTACATCGCTTAA
- the tkt gene encoding transketolase: MATRKDLANAIRALSMDAVQKANSGHPGAPMGMAEIAEVLWNHNMRHNPTNPNWADRDRFVLSNGHGSMLIYSLLHLTGYDLPMDEIKTFRQLHSKCAGHPEYSYAPGIETTTGPLGQGITNAVGFAMAEKLMANQFNKPGHDIVDHYTYCFLGDGCMMEGVSHEACALAGTWGLGKLVAFWDDNGISIDGHIEGWYTDDTAKRFESYGWHVQSVDGHDSDAINAAIQKAKAVTDKPSLICCKTVIGMGSPNKSGSHDCHGSALGEEEVAATRANIGWNYPPFEIPADVYAGWDQKAKGAKLEADWNAKFDAYAKAFPAEAAEFKRRMAGDLPANWKQASDALIAATNEKAETIATRKASQNVIAALAPTLPEFLGGSADLTGSNLTSCGSFTHVDGKKPGNYISYGVREFGMFAIMNGMALHGGFLPFGGTFHMFSDYAKSALRMAALMKQRTVAVLTHDSIGQGEDGPTHQPIENTSGLRYIPNMDVWRPADSTETAVAWVAAAERDNGPSSLVLSRQNVPGIKHDTAHFDLIRKGGYVFSDVAGKADVIIIANGSELDLAIKAAAELSAAGTKVRVVSMPSTNVFDRQDKAYRDSVLTAGVKRVAVEAAHPDFWRKYVGLEGAVVGIDTFGESAPGGVLMKHFGFTVENVVKTVKSVL, translated from the coding sequence ATGGCAACTCGTAAAGATTTAGCAAACGCTATCCGTGCTTTGTCTATGGATGCGGTGCAAAAAGCTAACTCTGGCCACCCAGGTGCGCCGATGGGCATGGCAGAAATCGCTGAAGTACTATGGAACCACAACATGCGTCACAACCCAACAAACCCAAATTGGGCTGACCGTGATCGTTTCGTATTGTCTAATGGCCACGGCTCAATGTTGATTTATTCATTGTTGCATTTGACTGGCTACGATTTGCCTATGGATGAAATCAAGACATTCCGTCAATTGCATTCTAAATGTGCTGGTCACCCAGAATACAGCTATGCACCAGGTATCGAAACAACGACTGGTCCATTAGGTCAAGGTATCACTAACGCGGTTGGTTTCGCGATGGCTGAAAAATTGATGGCTAACCAATTCAACAAACCAGGTCACGACATCGTTGACCACTACACATATTGCTTCCTAGGTGACGGCTGTATGATGGAAGGTGTATCACACGAGGCTTGTGCTTTGGCTGGTACATGGGGCTTGGGTAAATTGGTGGCTTTCTGGGATGACAACGGTATTTCTATCGACGGTCATATTGAAGGTTGGTATACAGATGACACAGCTAAACGCTTCGAATCTTACGGCTGGCATGTTCAATCAGTCGATGGTCATGACTCTGATGCAATTAATGCAGCAATTCAAAAAGCGAAAGCAGTCACAGACAAACCATCATTGATTTGCTGTAAAACAGTCATTGGTATGGGTTCGCCAAACAAATCTGGTAGCCATGATTGCCACGGTTCTGCACTAGGTGAAGAAGAAGTTGCAGCGACACGTGCAAACATCGGTTGGAACTATCCTCCATTTGAAATCCCTGCAGACGTTTATGCTGGTTGGGATCAAAAAGCTAAGGGCGCTAAATTAGAAGCGGACTGGAATGCTAAGTTTGATGCCTACGCTAAAGCTTTTCCAGCTGAAGCGGCTGAATTCAAACGCCGTATGGCAGGTGATTTACCAGCTAACTGGAAACAAGCTTCTGATGCATTGATTGCTGCAACAAACGAAAAAGCAGAAACCATTGCAACACGTAAAGCTTCACAAAATGTTATCGCTGCTTTGGCGCCAACATTACCAGAATTCTTGGGCGGTTCAGCTGACTTGACTGGTTCTAACTTAACCTCATGCGGCAGCTTCACACACGTTGATGGTAAAAAGCCAGGTAACTACATCTCTTACGGTGTCCGTGAATTCGGTATGTTTGCCATCATGAACGGTATGGCATTGCACGGTGGTTTCTTACCATTCGGCGGTACATTCCACATGTTCTCAGACTATGCGAAGAGTGCATTGCGCATGGCTGCGTTGATGAAACAACGTACTGTTGCAGTGTTGACACATGACTCTATTGGTCAAGGTGAAGATGGTCCAACGCATCAACCAATCGAAAACACATCTGGCCTTCGTTACATTCCGAACATGGATGTATGGCGCCCAGCTGACTCTACAGAAACAGCTGTTGCTTGGGTTGCAGCGGCTGAGCGTGATAATGGTCCATCAAGCTTGGTATTAAGCCGTCAAAACGTGCCTGGCATCAAACACGACACAGCACACTTTGACTTAATCCGTAAGGGTGGTTATGTGTTCTCTGATGTTGCTGGTAAAGCAGATGTGATCATTATTGCTAACGGTTCTGAACTTGATTTGGCAATTAAGGCTGCTGCTGAATTGAGTGCTGCTGGTACGAAAGTACGCGTGGTTTCAATGCCATCAACAAACGTATTTGACCGTCAAGACAAAGCATACCGTGACAGCGTGTTAACTGCAGGCGTTAAGCGCGTGGCTGTTGAAGCTGCTCACCCTGACTTCTGGCGCAAGTATGTTGGCTTAGAGGGTGCTGTCGTTGGTATCGACACATTTGGTGAGTCTGCACCTGGTGGCGTATTGATGAAGCACTTTGGTTTCACTGTTGAAAACGTAGTGAAAACTGTTAAGTCAGTACTGTAA
- a CDS encoding thioredoxin family protein — MVSLNPPVCDFGWKAPNFNLPGVDGRNWSLDDLAGEKGLLVMFICNHCPYVQAIRERLVDDMATLKLLGVNAVAISSNDVVNYPQDNFERMKEVARAFNFGFPYLLDKSQAVARAYDAVCTPDFFGFNKNLELQYRGRFDDQGRDLTPKANATKDLLEAMKLVAATGDGPTAQIASIGCSIKWK; from the coding sequence ATGGTAAGTTTGAATCCACCTGTCTGTGATTTTGGTTGGAAAGCACCGAACTTTAATTTGCCTGGCGTGGACGGCAGGAATTGGTCGCTTGATGACCTTGCCGGAGAAAAGGGCTTGTTGGTGATGTTTATTTGTAATCATTGTCCTTACGTACAAGCGATACGTGAAAGGTTAGTCGATGATATGGCAACGCTGAAGTTGCTGGGCGTTAATGCAGTTGCGATTTCATCGAATGATGTGGTGAATTATCCTCAGGACAATTTTGAGCGGATGAAGGAAGTTGCGCGCGCGTTTAATTTTGGATTTCCATATTTATTAGATAAGTCGCAAGCAGTGGCGCGGGCTTACGATGCAGTGTGTACACCAGACTTTTTTGGGTTCAACAAAAATTTAGAGTTGCAATATCGTGGTCGATTTGATGATCAAGGGCGTGATTTAACCCCTAAGGCGAATGCCACTAAAGATTTGTTGGAGGCAATGAAGTTAGTTGCGGCGACTGGTGATGGCCCAACAGCACAAATTGCCAGTATTGGATGCTCAATAAAATGGAAATAA
- a CDS encoding 16S rRNA (uracil(1498)-N(3))-methyltransferase → MANPRFYCDPKTSDKLALGSQIKLSESAATHATRALRLDIGASVILFNGDGNDYHGELTFIKKNEVIAKIISCKAVNKESPIKITLAQAISSGDRMDFTIQKAVEMGVTEIQPIASQRSVVKLSGERAERRREHWQNVVNSACEQSGRAFVPTVAMPMPLNQWLASKPDAETKITLAPTAEVNFKQLPAPKGNICLLVGAEGGLTEDEITLAESQGFTPVRLGKRILRTETAPLAAIATMQTIWGDFCD, encoded by the coding sequence ATGGCTAACCCACGCTTTTACTGCGACCCCAAGACTTCAGACAAGCTTGCACTTGGCTCACAAATCAAACTTTCTGAAAGTGCTGCAACACATGCAACCCGAGCACTGAGGTTGGATATTGGCGCCTCAGTGATTCTATTTAACGGTGATGGCAATGATTATCACGGAGAGTTAACGTTCATTAAGAAAAATGAAGTCATCGCGAAGATCATCAGCTGCAAAGCAGTCAACAAAGAGTCCCCCATCAAGATCACTTTAGCGCAAGCAATATCAAGTGGCGACCGCATGGATTTCACCATCCAAAAAGCAGTGGAAATGGGCGTCACCGAAATTCAACCCATCGCCAGCCAACGCAGCGTCGTTAAACTTTCAGGCGAACGAGCCGAGAGGCGTCGTGAGCATTGGCAAAATGTTGTAAATTCAGCCTGTGAACAATCCGGCCGTGCTTTTGTGCCAACAGTTGCAATGCCTATGCCCCTTAACCAATGGCTAGCCAGCAAACCAGATGCAGAAACCAAAATCACACTGGCACCTACCGCCGAAGTCAATTTCAAACAGCTCCCAGCACCTAAAGGTAATATATGCCTTCTTGTTGGCGCAGAAGGCGGGCTCACTGAAGATGAAATTACCCTAGCCGAATCACAAGGCTTTACACCAGTACGCCTAGGAAAACGTATCCTTCGTACAGAAACGGCACCACTTGCTGCCATTGCCACCATGCAAACTATTTGGGGTGACTTTTGCGATTAA